A window of Nocardia arthritidis genomic DNA:
GGTCGGTGGCGGATGGTTATCGGCGCAGTCGTCACACAGGCCGATCAGGCGGTTGCGTATCAGGTTGTTCGCGGAGATGGTCACGATTTTGACCTTGCGGCAGTGCTCGCAGTATCCGATGGTGCGCATGCGCCGATGCCTTTCTGCCGGCCGGTGTTTCACGCGCGTTCAATGCCGGTGTGCGTGCGGGGTGTGGAAGAGGTTCTGATCAGCGAGGATTGAATCTCCGATCAAGCCTGTTGGCGATGTCGGCGGGGGCTCATGCTCGAATTCACCGTGGGAGATGATCACCAGCGGCCGGGTTCTCCGGCAGGGAACGCCGGAGTGCGCCGTCGATGGGTTCGTCATCGGCGATCTAGGAATGGAAGGACCAATCGCCGGGCTGGGGTGCGTCGAACGGATAGTTTGGTGTGTGCGCGTGGGCGAGCAAGGGCGCGCTCTCGTACGGCTTGCGCCAGGATCCGTCATCGGACGCGGTCGCGTGGCAGGCAGGGTCGGTGCACTGGCGGCGCCATCCGTGGAATACCACGGCGTAGATCAGGTGATCGCAGCTGATCAGCAGCGAGAAACGACCGTCACGGGTCACTGTGGTGTCGGCGCCGCGGCGGGTGGTGAACAATCGGACCACCAGGCTGTGCCAGCTGCGTATTGCGTCGAGGCAGTGCGCCGATGTGGGGCCGTAATAGTCGGCTAGCGACGCCAGGTGGGCTTCACACTTGGCGATCTCGTCCGCGGCATCGCGGGTGATGTGGATATCGAACTGGTGGGGGCGACGGTCGACGACGGTCAGTGGGGGTTCGGGGACGGCCGGGTCTTCGAAGGTACTCGGCCAGATATTGACCAACTCCATTCCGATCGTGGTGGCGGCGCCCCATTGGTCGGCGCGGGAGGTGACCGCACCGGCGAGCGCCTGCCACTGGGTGGCGGGGATCGCGAAGCGTTGCGGATCGAGCGGGTTATCGCGGTCGAAGTCACCGAACCGGCGGCCGTGGTCGGCCAGTAGCGTGTCGAACAGGCCGCGGACCGCGGCATCGACCAGTTCCGACATCGATGTCGCGTTGGCGATGCTGTCGGTGAGGGCGCTGATTTCGGTGTCGGTCAACGCACGCCGAACTTCTTTGACGGGTTTGGACATGACAACTCCTCTGGTGATCTGGAGGGCTTGGGGCGCAACACAATTGGGGATGCGTACAGGTTGGAGCGTGGTGCCGTGGGTGCATCCGCAGGGAGGTCGGGCGGTGCCAGAGACCGCTCGAATCCACCGCGTCAGGCAGCGGCCCGGCCGGCGTAATGGGTTTGGACGTGGTCGCGCAGTTGGTTGTGGACCTCTTCGACCCACGCGATGTCACCCTCGATCGCAACGTCGGCGACCGCGACCTCGACAGGTTCGCCGCGGGCGACGAAAGTGGGTGTTTTGCCGACTCGATACGCCGTGATGTGGATGACGCCCGGCTCGGTCACCGGCTCGTTCTCGCCGCGCCACCAGTTCTGCGGATGACGCCAGAACGCGTGGTACTCGACGTCGTCGACGCGCCATTCCCAGCGTTCCCCCTCGGCGGCGCGATGGTGATCGAGTTTGACGCTGCCCCGCTTCTTGTTCGGACGCGGACGGGCCGGCGCGACATCGAGGAGCGCGAAAAGCTCGGGGAAATGCTCACGGGCCTGCGCGGCGGTGAGATGACCGATCACCTTGTCGTAGGACAGCGGCTGCGGGCGACCGTTGCGGCGGGTCAGCGCGGTGAGGGTTTGGACTCGACCGCCGAGGGTTTCGTAGAGACCGGCCACGCTGACCGACTTCGGGTTGACGCGAGCGACCTCGTGCCAGCGATCACGGCTCCAGGAGACGAAGTCGCCGACCGCGAAATCGTCTGGACCCCAAACGCGGACACCCGCCTCGTCGAGGACCCGCCACCAGTAGTCGATTTCCTCGAGCTTCTCCACGATCTCGGCACGTGTGATCGCCAGCGAATGATCCGACCACCGGTCGCCGTTGGCCTCGAGGGCGCGGCCAATCCGGCGAAGCTCGGTCTCGATGCCGAGGATGCGGCGCTGCGTGGTGCCCGGGTTCTCCTTGTAGGAACGGAAATTCGCTGCGGCCGCCGCACGGTCGATGCGATGTTTGGCCTTGTCGTAGAGCGCCCACGCCTTGCCCTCACGCTGCCATAGCCGATCCAGCAAGCGACGGTGACGATCTTCGGAATGATGACCGACGAGAATCGGCTGACCGTTGAGCATGTCGTAGGTGCGCTGGTTGG
This region includes:
- a CDS encoding DUF3560 domain-containing protein, which translates into the protein MSSITIRHNRQLGTLVHGTYRGMSGVGKALTEWPCNFRGSENLPEDDELGDPFWYLPHSRRHRSDTYKIDTAVARLRELGHEVEIEIDDTTPAVDFAGFMEEKYDRADDRAAYQQYMARREFWTSDTIRAANQRTYDMLNGQPILVGHHSEDRHRRLLDRLWQREGKAWALYDKAKHRIDRAAAAANFRSYKENPGTTQRRILGIETELRRIGRALEANGDRWSDHSLAITRAEIVEKLEEIDYWWRVLDEAGVRVWGPDDFAVGDFVSWSRDRWHEVARVNPKSVSVAGLYETLGGRVQTLTALTRRNGRPQPLSYDKVIGHLTAAQAREHFPELFALLDVAPARPRPNKKRGSVKLDHHRAAEGERWEWRVDDVEYHAFWRHPQNWWRGENEPVTEPGVIHITAYRVGKTPTFVARGEPVEVAVADVAIEGDIAWVEEVHNQLRDHVQTHYAGRAAA